In Geobacter anodireducens, a genomic segment contains:
- a CDS encoding penicillin-binding protein 2: MNGQRFIRDTQEPKRQLVVLLIAVGVFFFILVTRLWYLQIVKAEDFQSLSENNRLRLVPVAASRGTIFDRNGAVLVSNRPSFSVAVIPQEVRDRDWLIEQLVALLGADRSELLKKWEKGKGRARYYPIVLASGITRDQLEFLEEKRLWLPGIEIEMKPVRQYENGTLAAHLLGYIGEISDEELKNPAFVGYNSGDYLGKSGIERSWEEVLHGHDGGRQIEVDARGRILRTIAETPPTVGSSLVLTIDAQLQKRAEQAFGAQAGAAVVMEVNTGEILAFVSNPEFDPSLFAGRMPPEIWKQYLEDKRHPLENKALKGQYPPGSTYKIITALAGLEEGIIDDHTTVTCKGSYTLGNDTFRCWDKKGHGAVDLRRALRESCDVYFYVLGEKLGIDRLSAYAQKFALGAPMGIGLDNEKGGLIPTSAWKLQRHKTKWFQGDTLSAAIGQGYVLMTPIQLASMTAAIATDGVVYRPRLVKRIIDRDGKVLREFQPEIITRADVSPRSIRSVKEGLWAVVNERGGTGGMARIPDVRVAGKTGTSQVVKLRDTRGYIPYQYRDHALFVAYAPYEHPEVAVAVVVEHGEHGGSAAAPIAGSILRAYFEGKGVIHRPAKDGKGAAAGDGGAGDEVPSDEGGQPREAQE; encoded by the coding sequence ATGAACGGGCAGCGCTTCATACGCGACACCCAGGAGCCGAAGCGCCAGTTGGTCGTGCTGCTCATCGCAGTGGGGGTGTTTTTCTTCATCCTCGTCACGCGGCTCTGGTACCTCCAGATCGTCAAGGCCGAGGATTTTCAGAGCCTTTCCGAAAACAACCGGCTGCGCCTCGTGCCCGTTGCAGCGTCCCGAGGGACAATATTCGACCGCAACGGCGCGGTCCTGGTGAGCAACCGGCCTTCCTTCAGCGTTGCCGTCATCCCCCAGGAAGTCCGGGATCGCGACTGGCTGATCGAGCAACTGGTGGCACTGCTGGGCGCCGACAGGAGTGAGCTCCTCAAAAAGTGGGAAAAGGGGAAGGGGCGCGCCCGCTACTATCCCATTGTCCTCGCATCGGGGATAACCCGCGACCAGTTGGAGTTTCTGGAGGAAAAACGGCTCTGGCTCCCCGGTATCGAGATCGAGATGAAACCGGTGCGTCAGTATGAGAACGGCACGCTGGCGGCTCACCTGCTGGGCTACATCGGTGAAATTTCGGATGAAGAGCTGAAAAACCCGGCCTTTGTCGGCTACAATTCAGGCGACTACCTGGGCAAGAGCGGGATTGAACGCAGTTGGGAAGAGGTCCTCCATGGCCACGACGGCGGCCGGCAGATCGAAGTGGACGCCCGGGGGCGGATCCTGCGGACAATAGCTGAAACGCCCCCGACCGTGGGGTCGAGCCTGGTTCTGACCATTGACGCCCAACTCCAGAAGCGGGCCGAGCAAGCCTTTGGCGCCCAGGCGGGAGCTGCGGTAGTGATGGAAGTAAATACCGGGGAAATTCTGGCGTTCGTCAGCAATCCCGAGTTCGATCCATCGCTGTTCGCCGGCAGGATGCCCCCTGAAATCTGGAAGCAATACCTGGAAGACAAGCGCCATCCCCTGGAGAACAAGGCCTTGAAGGGGCAGTATCCGCCGGGATCGACCTACAAGATCATTACCGCTCTGGCGGGGCTGGAAGAGGGGATCATCGACGATCACACCACGGTTACGTGCAAGGGATCCTATACGCTTGGGAACGACACGTTCCGCTGCTGGGACAAAAAGGGCCACGGAGCGGTCGACTTGAGGCGTGCCCTTCGCGAGTCGTGCGACGTCTACTTCTATGTCCTTGGCGAGAAGCTCGGCATCGACCGGCTTTCAGCCTACGCGCAAAAGTTTGCCCTTGGCGCCCCCATGGGTATTGGCCTGGACAATGAAAAGGGAGGGCTCATTCCCACCTCAGCCTGGAAGCTCCAGCGGCACAAGACCAAGTGGTTCCAGGGGGATACGTTGAGCGCGGCCATTGGCCAGGGCTATGTCCTCATGACCCCCATCCAACTGGCGTCCATGACTGCTGCCATTGCCACGGACGGTGTCGTGTACCGGCCCCGGCTGGTAAAGCGGATCATCGACCGCGACGGAAAGGTCCTCAGGGAGTTCCAGCCCGAGATCATCACCAGGGCCGATGTCTCGCCGCGCTCGATCAGGTCAGTCAAGGAAGGGCTGTGGGCGGTGGTGAACGAGAGGGGCGGCACCGGAGGCATGGCACGAATCCCGGATGTCCGGGTCGCCGGCAAGACGGGAACCTCGCAGGTCGTCAAGCTGAGGGATACGCGCGGATATATCCCCTACCAGTATCGCGACCATGCCCTGTTCGTGGCCTATGCTCCCTATGAACACCCCGAAGTGGCGGTTGCGGTGGTGGTCGAGCACGGCGAGCACGGAGGCTCGGCGGCGGCACCCATTGCCGGCAGTATCCTGCGAGCCTACTTTGAAGGAAAGGGAGTCATTCACCGGCCGGCCAAGGATGGGAAGGGTGCCGCTGCCGGGGATGGCGGAGCCGGTGACGAGGTGCCATCCGACGAAGGGGGACAGCCCCGAGAGGCTCAGGAATAG
- a CDS encoding rod shape-determining protein RodA produces the protein MIDRRLITNFDWMLLGLVLLICAVGVVNIYSASSSYVLSGTPYYLKQMSWIMVGLAIMLLVCSIDYHLLEDVAYWFYGILFLLLLVVLVFGRTSMGATRWLHLGFISIQPSEPMKIIGIITMARILANVPLSGGLGLRELAWPAFMIGAPAILIMKQPDLGTAILVILIAGSMLAFVGIRLSALAAVCAAAVPAVWLGWHYYLRDYQKNRVLNFLDPERDPLGTGYHIIQSKIAVGSGGLFGKGFLQGTQSQLRFLPEQHTDFAFSVFAEEWGFVGSLVVLLLYVVLILWGLQIARRCNDRFGSLVAVGVTAMLFWHIIINIGMVIGLFPVVGVPLPLFSYGGTSLITSMTGIGILMNISMRRFMF, from the coding sequence ATGATCGACCGACGGCTCATAACCAATTTCGACTGGATGCTGCTGGGGCTCGTGCTGCTGATCTGCGCGGTGGGCGTGGTGAACATCTACAGTGCCTCGTCGTCGTACGTTCTGTCGGGCACTCCTTACTATCTCAAGCAGATGTCCTGGATCATGGTCGGCCTCGCCATCATGCTGCTGGTCTGCAGTATCGACTATCACCTGCTGGAGGACGTTGCCTACTGGTTCTACGGCATCCTGTTCCTGCTTCTGCTGGTGGTTCTGGTCTTCGGCAGGACTTCGATGGGGGCCACGCGCTGGCTTCACCTGGGCTTCATCAGTATTCAGCCATCTGAACCCATGAAAATCATAGGGATCATCACCATGGCCCGCATCCTGGCCAATGTTCCACTGTCCGGCGGTCTGGGGCTTCGGGAGCTGGCATGGCCCGCCTTCATGATCGGCGCGCCCGCCATCCTCATCATGAAGCAGCCCGACCTGGGCACGGCGATTCTTGTCATTCTCATTGCGGGATCCATGCTCGCGTTTGTCGGTATCCGCCTTTCCGCGCTGGCTGCCGTATGCGCCGCCGCCGTACCGGCTGTCTGGCTCGGCTGGCATTACTATCTCAGGGATTATCAGAAAAACAGGGTTCTCAACTTTCTGGACCCGGAGAGGGACCCCCTGGGTACGGGATATCACATCATTCAGAGCAAGATTGCCGTGGGATCGGGTGGCCTGTTCGGCAAGGGGTTTCTTCAGGGGACCCAGAGCCAGCTCCGCTTCCTGCCGGAGCAGCACACGGACTTCGCATTTTCCGTTTTTGCCGAGGAATGGGGATTCGTGGGGAGCCTGGTGGTTCTGCTGCTGTACGTGGTGCTCATCCTGTGGGGGCTCCAGATCGCACGGCGCTGCAACGACCGCTTCGGCAGCCTCGTGGCTGTGGGCGTAACGGCCATGCTGTTCTGGCACATCATCATCAACATCGGCATGGTAATCGGCCTTTTCCCCGTGGTCGGGGTGCCGTTGCCTCTGTTTTCCTACGGCGGCACATCCTTGATCACGTCAATGACGGGTATAGGCATTCTCATGAACATAAGCATGCGGCGCTTCATGTTCTAG
- a CDS encoding peptidase S8 has protein sequence MRYLLAVTALFALLLPQDGAFAADRKVIIGFRSAVGKKDVRHKEKVYRHGGRVKRTHSAVNAISATLSEEEIERLKKDPDVAYVESDFVFSSIEPVVVASGEYAATWGVQHIGADQVAEAGITGARVRVAVLDTGIDYTHPELRDNYKGGYNFVADNNDPMDDAYSLSHGTHVAGIIAARNNGTGVVGVAPAAELYAVKVLDGGLGGKLSDIIAGIEWAIENRMQVVNMSFGNMEFSQALKDACDLAYRSGIVLVASAGNFSPGVVLYPAAFDSVVAVSATYQDDTLGTFSSYGPQVELAAPGHNIYSTAIGGGYRTNFGTSQAAPHVTGAAALLISAGITDTNGNRSVADEVRQRLAAAARDLGEPGRDIYYGYGLVDVAKAVLYPPSIETVVTTPRGKRCASVTTLDLTNSTYRLDITGATLQALEVRVGSADGPLVNFIRFRRGTEGAASFSYTASGTVRLVLIPHGKPGTSARVTAVPEQL, from the coding sequence ATGAGGTATCTGCTCGCCGTTACGGCCCTTTTTGCCCTGCTGCTTCCCCAGGATGGCGCTTTTGCCGCTGACAGGAAGGTCATTATAGGGTTTCGCTCTGCAGTGGGGAAAAAAGACGTTCGCCACAAAGAGAAAGTCTATCGCCACGGTGGCCGCGTCAAAAGGACGCACTCTGCGGTAAACGCCATATCGGCAACCCTGTCCGAGGAAGAGATCGAACGCCTGAAAAAAGATCCCGACGTTGCCTACGTGGAGTCGGACTTCGTGTTTTCTTCCATCGAACCGGTCGTGGTTGCATCCGGGGAGTACGCTGCAACGTGGGGTGTGCAGCACATCGGCGCCGACCAGGTTGCGGAGGCCGGGATCACCGGCGCGCGGGTCCGGGTGGCAGTGCTCGATACGGGCATTGATTACACGCATCCCGAACTGAGGGACAACTACAAAGGCGGGTACAATTTTGTAGCTGACAACAACGATCCCATGGACGACGCATACTCTCTCAGCCATGGCACCCACGTGGCCGGGATCATCGCCGCCCGCAACAACGGCACCGGTGTGGTCGGCGTCGCCCCCGCAGCGGAGCTCTATGCCGTCAAGGTGCTTGACGGCGGCCTGGGCGGGAAACTGAGCGACATCATCGCCGGCATCGAGTGGGCCATCGAGAACCGGATGCAGGTCGTCAACATGAGTTTCGGCAACATGGAGTTCTCCCAGGCGCTCAAGGATGCCTGCGATCTGGCCTATCGATCGGGAATCGTGCTGGTGGCTTCGGCCGGCAACTTCTCGCCGGGAGTCGTACTCTATCCTGCCGCCTTCGATTCGGTCGTGGCCGTCTCCGCCACCTACCAGGACGACACGCTTGGAACGTTTTCCAGTTACGGCCCCCAGGTCGAATTGGCCGCGCCGGGGCACAATATCTATTCCACGGCGATCGGCGGCGGCTACCGCACCAATTTCGGCACATCGCAGGCCGCACCCCATGTCACCGGTGCGGCGGCGCTTCTCATCTCGGCCGGTATCACCGACACCAACGGCAACCGCTCCGTTGCCGACGAGGTCAGGCAACGGCTTGCGGCAGCCGCCCGGGACCTGGGTGAACCGGGCAGGGACATCTACTATGGTTACGGCCTCGTTGACGTAGCCAAGGCCGTTCTTTACCCGCCGAGCATCGAGACGGTGGTCACCACGCCGCGGGGGAAACGGTGTGCATCGGTTACAACCCTTGATCTCACGAACTCGACCTATCGGCTGGACATTACGGGGGCGACGCTGCAGGCGCTTGAAGTCCGCGTTGGAAGCGCCGACGGTCCTCTTGTGAACTTCATCCGCTTTCGGCGTGGGACGGAAGGGGCGGCATCGTTCAGCTATACGGCATCCGGCACTGTCAGGCTGGTGCTGATCCCCCACGGAAAACCGGGAACATCGGCGCGGGTGACGGCCGTTCCGGAGCAACTGTGA
- a CDS encoding peptidylprolyl isomerase: MKTVRNLIIAVLCALGSVPSAPGAGIAAAPVDRAAAAVVNGTVIFQDELDQFVEFSLSHRRGAGRKVTDEQKKRVERQELDKLIAMELLAQAGEKLNPADLSQKIQARRQAIGSSVPRDGSVAEPPENRLDNTARRDVLVDAYLASRGIDAIKVPEADLRAYYEKNKAGFKKPETIVVRHILVKVDKGASPETQAQARKKIEGIRDRIGAGADFAVLASEGSDCASAATGGDLGEIQRGFMPSEFDQVAFSLKPGETSGIVKTRHGFHIIRVMERHPETVRTFEEMRDFIEQYLAKDYQRRKVEEIVEELKRAATIDIRIQ, encoded by the coding sequence ATGAAGACGGTGCGCAATCTCATCATTGCCGTCCTGTGCGCACTGGGAAGTGTTCCGTCCGCGCCCGGCGCCGGAATTGCCGCCGCTCCCGTTGACAGAGCCGCTGCGGCCGTTGTGAACGGCACCGTCATCTTCCAGGACGAACTCGACCAGTTCGTCGAATTTTCCCTGAGCCACCGCAGGGGAGCCGGGCGCAAGGTTACCGACGAACAGAAGAAGAGAGTCGAACGCCAGGAGCTCGATAAGCTTATCGCCATGGAGTTGCTGGCCCAGGCGGGTGAAAAGCTGAATCCTGCCGATCTGTCCCAAAAGATTCAGGCCCGCCGGCAAGCCATCGGCTCGAGCGTGCCACGGGACGGGAGCGTGGCGGAGCCACCCGAGAACAGACTTGACAACACCGCTCGCCGCGACGTTCTTGTGGACGCCTACCTGGCCTCGCGCGGCATCGATGCGATCAAGGTTCCCGAAGCCGATCTCAGGGCCTATTACGAAAAGAACAAGGCCGGTTTTAAAAAGCCCGAGACGATCGTTGTCCGGCATATCCTGGTGAAGGTCGACAAAGGAGCCTCTCCGGAGACTCAGGCGCAGGCCCGGAAAAAGATCGAAGGCATTCGCGACCGGATTGGCGCCGGCGCCGATTTTGCCGTTCTTGCCAGCGAGGGCTCCGACTGCGCCAGCGCCGCCACGGGCGGAGACCTGGGAGAAATCCAGCGTGGCTTCATGCCGAGTGAGTTCGACCAGGTCGCCTTTTCCCTCAAACCGGGTGAGACGAGCGGTATCGTCAAGACGCGCCACGGGTTTCACATCATCAGGGTGATGGAACGGCATCCCGAAACGGTCAGGACCTTCGAAGAGATGCGGGATTTCATCGAGCAGTATCTGGCAAAGGATTACCAGCGCAGGAAGGTTGAAGAAATCGTTGAAGAACTGAAGCGCGCGGCAACGATAGATATTCGTATTCAATGA
- a CDS encoding ribonuclease HI — MSAEVEIFCDGACSGNPGVGGYGAILRYGSAEKELSGADGDTTNNRMELTAAIKALEALSRPCAVTITTDSQYLVKGMTEWLSGWVRRGWVNSRKEPVLNRDLWERLMELTGKHQVRWVWVRGHNGHLENERCDALARRAIDAYRNGRR, encoded by the coding sequence ATGTCGGCAGAAGTTGAGATATTCTGCGACGGCGCCTGCAGCGGCAATCCCGGAGTGGGGGGATACGGTGCGATCCTGCGGTACGGCAGCGCGGAAAAGGAACTTTCGGGCGCCGACGGCGACACGACCAACAACCGGATGGAGCTTACCGCGGCCATCAAGGCGCTGGAGGCCCTCAGCCGTCCCTGCGCCGTGACGATCACCACCGATTCCCAGTACCTGGTGAAGGGAATGACCGAATGGCTTTCCGGCTGGGTGCGGCGGGGGTGGGTGAACAGCAGGAAGGAGCCGGTCCTGAACCGCGATCTCTGGGAGCGGCTCATGGAGCTGACCGGGAAGCATCAGGTCCGGTGGGTCTGGGTACGGGGCCACAACGGGCACCTGGAGAACGAGCGATGCGATGCCTTGGCTCGCCGTGCCATCGATGCATACCGGAACGGACGCCGGTAG
- a CDS encoding HNH endonuclease: MTYFVVEMTEQEIRREKDKARELRRSRWWQTVISRRTCHWCGGDFPPEELTMDHVVPIVRGGKSSRGNVVPACKECNNRKKYLLPLEWEEYLEKARSGGEQ; this comes from the coding sequence ATGACCTATTTCGTGGTGGAAATGACGGAGCAGGAGATCCGGCGGGAGAAGGACAAGGCCCGTGAGCTGCGCAGGAGCCGCTGGTGGCAGACGGTGATCAGCCGGCGTACGTGCCACTGGTGCGGGGGGGATTTCCCGCCCGAAGAGTTGACCATGGACCACGTGGTTCCCATCGTGCGCGGCGGCAAGAGCAGCAGGGGAAACGTGGTGCCCGCCTGCAAGGAATGCAACAACCGGAAGAAATACCTCCTCCCCCTGGAGTGGGAAGAGTATCTCGAAAAGGCGAGGAGCGGCGGTGAGCAGTAA
- a CDS encoding HAD family hydrolase, with product MSSNGGAIKAVIYDCDGVMFDSFEANLAFYQRIMEMMGRPPLSRDNGEQMRILHTYANREVLSHLFPSPGDWEEAVRCAGAIDYRELVPLMIMEEGFRETLDTLKGRVGLGVCTNRSTSMDLVLRSFSLDSYFSIVMTASRVANPKPHPEPLLKVLEHFGIDPREALFVGDSEVDRLSAKAAGVPFVAYKAPLPAAYRMEHHREIMDFLG from the coding sequence GTGAGCAGTAACGGCGGGGCCATCAAGGCGGTAATCTACGATTGCGACGGGGTGATGTTCGACTCCTTCGAGGCGAACCTCGCGTTCTACCAGCGGATCATGGAGATGATGGGCCGCCCCCCGCTCAGCAGGGACAACGGGGAGCAGATGCGCATTCTCCACACCTACGCCAATCGGGAGGTGCTGTCCCATCTTTTCCCGTCACCCGGCGACTGGGAGGAAGCGGTCCGGTGTGCCGGCGCCATCGACTACCGGGAACTGGTCCCGCTCATGATCATGGAGGAGGGATTTCGCGAGACCCTCGACACCCTGAAGGGGAGGGTGGGGCTCGGCGTCTGCACCAACCGGTCGACCTCCATGGACTTGGTGCTCCGGTCGTTCAGCCTCGACTCCTATTTCAGCATCGTCATGACCGCGTCGCGGGTGGCGAACCCGAAACCCCACCCGGAACCCCTGCTGAAGGTGCTGGAACACTTCGGCATCGATCCGCGGGAGGCTCTGTTCGTGGGTGATTCCGAGGTGGACCGGCTGTCGGCCAAAGCTGCAGGCGTCCCCTTCGTGGCCTACAAGGCCCCGCTCCCCGCTGCCTACCGGATGGAGCACCATCGCGAGATTATGGATTTCCTCGGTTGA
- a CDS encoding ATP-dependent 6-phosphofructokinase (catalyzes the formation of D-fructose 1,6-bisphosphate from D-fructose 6-phosphate in glycolysis) — protein MKKIGILTSGGDCPGMNAAIRAAVRTAIRMNIEVVGFRKGYLGLMKGDAIPLDTKAVSGILHRGGTFLQSARSPEFKTPAGQRTALNNLKALGVEGMVVMGGDGSLTGALALHGLGVPVVGIPASIDNDIPFTDMSLGVDTALNNIIYAVDCIKDTASSHARAFVIEVMGRNSGYLASISAIATGAEYALVPEREYDLAEICQQLRARYEEGRDNAIIILAEGAGHGREIADSIKDAIGFETRATVLGHYQRGGAPTVFDRLLASRFGKKSVELLVAGTWGVMVGLSCNAVLATPLEDVIKGEKRPQDEVLRLAEVLGV, from the coding sequence ATGAAAAAGATCGGCATACTCACCAGCGGCGGCGACTGCCCGGGCATGAACGCCGCCATCCGGGCCGCGGTGCGCACGGCAATCCGCATGAACATCGAAGTGGTCGGTTTCCGCAAGGGCTATCTGGGACTCATGAAAGGAGATGCCATCCCCCTGGACACCAAGGCGGTCTCGGGCATCCTCCACCGGGGGGGCACCTTTCTCCAGTCGGCCCGGTCCCCCGAGTTCAAGACGCCGGCAGGCCAGCGCACGGCCCTGAACAACCTGAAAGCCCTCGGCGTCGAGGGGATGGTGGTAATGGGAGGCGACGGATCGCTCACCGGCGCCCTGGCCCTTCACGGCCTGGGAGTGCCGGTGGTGGGCATTCCCGCCAGCATCGACAACGACATCCCGTTCACCGATATGTCCCTGGGGGTCGATACGGCCCTCAACAACATCATCTACGCCGTTGACTGCATCAAGGACACGGCCAGTTCCCATGCGCGGGCCTTCGTCATCGAGGTCATGGGGCGCAACTCGGGCTACCTGGCCAGCATCTCCGCCATCGCCACCGGGGCCGAATACGCCCTGGTCCCCGAACGGGAATACGATCTGGCCGAGATCTGCCAGCAGTTGCGGGCACGCTACGAGGAGGGGCGCGACAACGCCATCATCATCCTGGCTGAGGGGGCCGGCCATGGCAGAGAAATCGCCGACAGCATCAAGGACGCCATTGGCTTCGAGACGCGGGCGACAGTGCTGGGGCACTACCAGCGGGGCGGCGCACCGACGGTTTTCGACCGGTTGCTGGCGAGCCGCTTCGGCAAGAAATCGGTGGAACTGCTTGTGGCGGGAACCTGGGGAGTGATGGTGGGGCTCTCCTGCAACGCGGTCCTCGCCACCCCCCTGGAGGACGTCATCAAGGGCGAAAAGCGTCCCCAGGACGAGGTGCTGCGGCTGGCCGAAGTGCTGGGCGTGTGA
- a CDS encoding glycogen phosphorylase codes for MMNEKLPPPEQSAELDTLMLIIKSFLEHLEYTLGKDKYSATRHDIFNALAYAVRDRMVERWLDTQQAYYNQDPKRVYYLSMEFLMGRTLENSLVNLGLLDDFRDAMNSLGFDLDVLIDQEQDAGLGNGGLGRLAACFLDSMATMGIPGYGYGIRYEYGIFRQNIVDGAQVEYPDNWLRYRNPWELDRQEHLHPVKFYGRVVERKDAEGNTIFAWIDTEDVMAMAYDTPIPGFGTNSVNTMRLWTAKSSRDFDLTFFNEGNYIRAVEKKMLSENISKVLYPADHIPEGKELRFKQEYFLASATIQDVIYRFRKNHSDLRLIPDKVAIQLNDTHPSLAIPEMMRLLMDWERLDWDTAWDITTRTFAYTNHTILPEALEKWPVWFLEQILPRHLQIIYEINDRFLAQVRLRFPGDTGRLERMSLVEEHWERKIRMAHLAIVGSHSVNGVAALHTDILKEKVFTDFFEMWPERFNNKTNGITQRRWLKSANPDQAGLISRAIGDGWITDLDQLHTLAELAEDREFVHAWQRVKQENKKRLADYIFRHNCIRVNADSLFDCQVKRIHEYKRQLLNVLHVITHYNRIKADPTGDFVPRTVIFSGKAAPAYALAKLIIRLINAVGDVVNNDPDVGDRLKVVFLANYSVSLAEKIFPAADLSEQISTAGTEASGTGNMKFALNGALTIGTLDGANIEIMEEVGRENIFIFGMTAGEVDELHRRGYDPRDYYHRIPELKQVLDQIAEGFFSPATPDLFRPIVDVLLNQGDNYMLLADYASYVACQEEVSRLYLDPDEWARRAILNCAGMGKFSSDRTIAEYARDIWGVEPVEVRPVLEFRKHDGPA; via the coding sequence ATGATGAACGAGAAGCTTCCCCCGCCCGAACAGTCCGCCGAACTCGACACCCTGATGCTCATCATCAAGTCCTTTCTGGAACACCTGGAGTACACCCTCGGCAAGGACAAATACTCGGCAACACGGCATGACATCTTCAACGCCCTGGCCTATGCGGTCCGCGACCGGATGGTGGAGCGATGGCTCGACACCCAGCAGGCTTACTACAATCAGGACCCCAAGCGGGTCTACTATCTTTCCATGGAATTCCTCATGGGGCGGACCCTGGAAAACAGCCTCGTGAACCTGGGGCTGCTGGACGATTTCCGCGACGCCATGAACTCCCTCGGCTTCGACCTGGATGTCCTCATCGACCAGGAACAGGACGCGGGGCTCGGCAACGGCGGCCTGGGCCGGCTCGCCGCCTGCTTCCTCGACTCCATGGCCACTATGGGGATTCCGGGCTACGGCTACGGCATCCGCTACGAGTACGGCATCTTCCGCCAGAATATCGTGGATGGTGCCCAGGTGGAATATCCGGACAACTGGCTCCGCTACCGCAACCCCTGGGAGCTTGACCGGCAGGAGCACCTCCACCCGGTCAAGTTCTACGGCCGGGTCGTGGAACGCAAGGATGCGGAGGGGAACACCATTTTCGCCTGGATCGACACCGAAGATGTCATGGCCATGGCCTACGACACGCCGATCCCCGGCTTCGGCACCAACTCCGTGAACACCATGCGGCTGTGGACGGCCAAGTCCTCGCGGGACTTCGACCTGACCTTCTTCAACGAAGGGAACTACATCCGGGCCGTTGAAAAGAAGATGCTCTCCGAAAACATATCCAAGGTACTCTATCCGGCCGATCACATCCCCGAGGGCAAGGAGCTCCGTTTCAAGCAGGAGTATTTTCTCGCCTCGGCCACCATCCAGGACGTGATCTACCGCTTCCGCAAGAATCACAGCGATCTGCGCCTCATTCCCGACAAGGTGGCCATCCAGTTGAACGACACCCATCCTTCCCTGGCCATTCCAGAGATGATGCGGCTGCTCATGGACTGGGAACGCCTCGACTGGGATACCGCGTGGGACATCACCACCCGGACCTTTGCCTACACCAACCACACCATCCTGCCCGAGGCCCTGGAAAAGTGGCCGGTCTGGTTTCTGGAGCAGATTCTCCCCCGCCACCTCCAGATCATCTACGAGATCAACGACCGGTTCCTGGCCCAGGTCCGCCTGCGCTTCCCGGGCGACACGGGCCGGTTGGAGCGGATGTCCCTGGTGGAAGAGCACTGGGAGCGCAAGATCCGCATGGCGCACCTGGCCATAGTCGGCAGCCACTCGGTGAACGGCGTGGCAGCGCTCCACACCGACATCCTCAAGGAAAAGGTATTTACCGACTTTTTCGAGATGTGGCCCGAGCGGTTCAACAACAAGACCAACGGCATCACCCAGCGCCGCTGGCTGAAGAGCGCCAACCCCGACCAGGCGGGACTGATCAGCCGCGCCATCGGCGACGGCTGGATCACCGATCTGGACCAGTTGCACACACTGGCGGAACTGGCGGAGGACCGGGAGTTCGTCCATGCTTGGCAGCGGGTGAAGCAGGAGAACAAAAAGCGGCTGGCCGACTACATCTTCCGGCACAACTGCATCCGGGTGAATGCGGACTCCCTCTTCGACTGCCAGGTGAAACGGATCCACGAATACAAGCGGCAGTTGCTGAACGTGCTCCACGTCATCACGCACTACAACCGGATCAAGGCCGACCCGACGGGAGACTTCGTTCCCCGCACCGTCATTTTCAGCGGCAAGGCGGCACCGGCCTACGCCCTGGCCAAGCTCATCATCCGGCTGATCAATGCGGTCGGCGACGTGGTCAACAACGACCCGGACGTGGGAGACCGCCTCAAGGTGGTGTTCCTGGCCAACTACAGCGTATCCCTGGCGGAGAAGATATTCCCTGCCGCGGATCTCTCGGAGCAGATCTCCACTGCCGGCACCGAGGCGTCGGGCACCGGCAACATGAAGTTCGCCCTGAACGGGGCGCTCACCATCGGCACCCTGGACGGGGCAAACATCGAGATCATGGAGGAAGTGGGGCGCGAAAACATCTTCATCTTCGGCATGACCGCCGGTGAAGTGGATGAGCTGCACCGGCGGGGCTACGACCCGAGGGACTACTATCACCGGATCCCCGAGCTTAAACAGGTGCTGGACCAGATTGCCGAAGGATTCTTCTCGCCGGCCACGCCGGACCTTTTCCGCCCCATCGTCGACGTCCTTCTCAACCAGGGCGACAACTACATGCTCCTGGCCGATTACGCCTCCTACGTGGCCTGCCAGGAAGAGGTGAGCCGGCTCTACCTGGACCCGGACGAGTGGGCCCGCAGGGCGATCCTCAACTGTGCCGGCATGGGCAAGTTTTCCAGCGACCGGACCATAGCCGAGTACGCCCGCGACATTTGGGGTGTAGAGCCGGTGGAAGTCCGGCCAGTCCTCGAGTTCCGCAAGCATGACGGCCCGGCGTAG